The Streptomyces sp. NBC_01244 genome contains a region encoding:
- a CDS encoding glycoside hydrolase family 3 N-terminal domain-containing protein translates to MTEPWRDPLIPASARVADLLKRMTLEEKAGQLTGFWALPSDPGAPVAPMEDDSGETAPGLDDIVAHGLGQLTRVYGTAPITAEAGMERLASLQRQVTGSGRFGIPAIAHEECLTGFMTFGATVFPGPLAWGASFDPELVRRMAAAIGAGMRRVGVHQGLAPVLDVVRDYRWGRTEECIGEDPYLVGAIGTAYVQGLEGAGIVATLKHFAGYSASRGGRNMAPVSSGPREFADVLVEPFVRALREGGARSVMNSYTDVDGVPVAADERLLTELLRGELGFRGVVVADYYAVSFLETRHGVTGSRGAAGALALTAGIDVELPTARCYGEPLTELVRSGAVPEELIDRAAERVLRQKAELGLLDPDWEPVKPEPVDLDPPENRALAGLLAERSTVLLANDGILPLRPCRVAISGPYADDPQSFLGCYSFPNHVALPGDLGLHIPTLGEALTAAGFTVTADDPDVNVLVLGDRAGMFGRGTSGEGCDAETLDLPGDQAALASAVLDSGVPTVLVLVSGRPYALGTLAERASAVVQAFFPGEEGGTALARIISGAAEPSGRLPVSIPRQVGGQPGTYLHARLGGHTDWSSVDPTPLFPFGHGLSWTSFTYSELSVDPVAATDGAVCVSVTVRNVGEVAGTEVVQLYLSDPVASVVRPQRWLAGFGRVGLQPGAAARITFFVHADRTSFTGLDLRRRVEPGEIGVAVGRSSGDLPLQGSFTLEGPVRHPAADRVLSVPVEIVPVP, encoded by the coding sequence TTGACCGAGCCCTGGCGTGACCCCCTCATACCCGCGTCCGCACGAGTCGCCGATCTGCTGAAACGGATGACTCTGGAGGAGAAGGCGGGGCAGCTCACCGGCTTCTGGGCGCTGCCCTCGGATCCGGGCGCACCGGTCGCGCCGATGGAGGACGATTCCGGCGAGACCGCGCCCGGCCTGGACGACATCGTCGCCCACGGGCTCGGCCAGCTCACCCGGGTGTACGGCACCGCGCCGATCACCGCGGAGGCCGGGATGGAGCGGCTCGCCTCGCTCCAGCGGCAGGTGACCGGATCCGGCCGGTTCGGGATCCCGGCGATCGCTCACGAGGAGTGCCTGACCGGGTTCATGACGTTCGGGGCGACGGTCTTTCCCGGGCCGCTGGCCTGGGGAGCGTCCTTCGATCCCGAGCTCGTGCGCCGGATGGCCGCCGCCATCGGGGCGGGGATGCGGCGGGTCGGCGTCCACCAAGGGCTGGCTCCGGTGCTCGACGTGGTCCGCGACTACCGGTGGGGCAGGACCGAGGAGTGCATCGGCGAGGACCCCTATCTCGTCGGAGCGATCGGCACCGCCTACGTGCAGGGCTTGGAAGGCGCCGGGATCGTGGCGACGCTCAAGCACTTCGCCGGGTACTCGGCCTCGCGCGGCGGCCGGAACATGGCCCCCGTCTCCTCGGGGCCGCGCGAGTTCGCCGACGTACTGGTCGAGCCTTTCGTACGGGCACTGCGCGAGGGAGGCGCCCGGTCGGTGATGAACAGTTACACCGACGTGGACGGAGTCCCGGTGGCCGCCGACGAGCGGCTGCTGACCGAGCTGCTCAGGGGTGAGCTCGGTTTCCGAGGTGTGGTCGTCGCCGACTACTACGCCGTCTCCTTCCTGGAGACCCGGCACGGCGTCACCGGATCGCGCGGCGCGGCCGGCGCGCTGGCGCTGACCGCCGGAATCGACGTCGAGCTGCCCACGGCCCGCTGCTACGGCGAACCGCTGACCGAACTCGTCCGGTCGGGAGCCGTACCCGAGGAGCTCATCGACCGGGCCGCGGAACGGGTCCTGCGGCAGAAAGCCGAACTCGGCCTGCTCGACCCCGACTGGGAACCCGTCAAGCCCGAGCCGGTCGACCTCGACCCGCCGGAGAACCGGGCACTGGCCGGGCTCCTGGCCGAACGGTCCACCGTGCTGCTCGCCAACGACGGCATCCTTCCGCTGCGGCCGTGCCGCGTGGCGATCAGCGGGCCGTACGCCGACGACCCCCAGTCCTTCCTCGGCTGCTACTCCTTCCCCAACCACGTCGCCCTGCCCGGCGACCTCGGACTGCACATTCCGACGCTCGGCGAGGCGCTCACCGCTGCCGGGTTCACGGTCACCGCGGACGATCCGGACGTGAACGTCCTGGTGCTCGGGGACCGGGCCGGCATGTTCGGCCGGGGCACCTCCGGAGAGGGCTGTGACGCCGAGACCCTCGACCTGCCCGGCGACCAGGCCGCACTCGCCTCCGCCGTTCTGGACTCCGGGGTGCCGACCGTCCTGGTCCTCGTCTCCGGACGGCCCTACGCGCTCGGCACGTTGGCCGAGCGCGCATCGGCGGTGGTGCAGGCCTTCTTCCCCGGCGAGGAGGGCGGGACGGCGCTGGCCCGGATCATCAGCGGGGCGGCAGAACCGTCCGGGCGGCTGCCCGTCTCCATCCCCCGCCAGGTCGGCGGCCAGCCCGGCACCTACCTGCACGCGAGGCTCGGCGGCCACACCGACTGGAGCTCGGTGGACCCGACCCCGCTGTTCCCCTTCGGACACGGGCTGAGCTGGACCAGCTTCACCTACTCGGAACTGTCGGTGGATCCCGTTGCCGCGACGGACGGGGCCGTCTGCGTTTCGGTCACCGTGCGCAACGTCGGCGAGGTGGCCGGGACCGAGGTGGTCCAGCTGTACCTCTCGGACCCCGTGGCGTCCGTCGTCCGGCCGCAGCGATGGCTCGCCGGATTCGGCAGGGTCGGGCTGCAGCCGGGCGCGGCCGCCCGGATCACCTTTTTCGTCCATGCCGACCGGACCTCCTTCACCGGGCTCGACCTGCGCAGAAGAGTGGAGCCCGGGGAGATCGGCGTGGCCGTCGGACGGTCCAGCGGCGATCTTCCGCTCCAGGGCTCCTTCACTCTGGAGGGCCCCGTACGCCACCCGGCGGCCGACCGGGTGCTGTCCGTGCCGGTCGAGATCGTCCCTGTTCCATGA
- a CDS encoding glycoside hydrolase family 43 protein, with translation MTGFLGDPVLPGFRPDPSVCRVGADYYLVTSSFEWFPGLPVFHSRDLVNWRRIGSALDRASQLDLDGCEPSRGLFAPTIRHHDGVFHLVCTLMDGPGHFVVTATDPAGPWSEPHWLDGEGFDPSLFFDDGPDGGGGDGDGDGDGRAWFTAARVVDEAAGRTEIWMREYLPRERRLTGPEHVLWTGSHPGARWSEAPHLYKIDGSYLLLTAEGGTDVDHSVAAARAARVTGPYEGAPGNPVLPPAKGPVTCTGHADLVQTPYGDWRAVLLGIRPGSALGRETFLSRITWDAGWPVFSPVVHTDRHRPLHDDFATFSPDWSTLRTPPARFWTTGDGLRLQLRPDRLGERTTPSLLARPQEQPDCDVSTELHFTPAAPAEQAGLAVVLDDDAHLLLLRTTEGLSLRHGPEVLAGVPVPPGPVRLGVRIRGFSHTFAHAAPNGFWEDLATIEATFLRPLFTSIQLGLYATSNGRPSTNQAHFTRFDITYPSRQETPGRP, from the coding sequence ATGACCGGGTTCCTCGGTGATCCCGTGCTGCCAGGGTTCCGGCCCGACCCGTCCGTCTGCCGAGTGGGCGCGGACTACTACCTGGTGACGTCCAGCTTCGAATGGTTCCCGGGCCTTCCCGTGTTCCACAGCCGTGATCTCGTGAACTGGCGGCGCATCGGCTCCGCGCTCGACCGGGCGTCCCAGCTCGATCTCGACGGGTGCGAGCCTTCACGGGGACTGTTCGCACCGACGATCCGGCACCATGACGGGGTCTTCCATCTCGTCTGCACGCTGATGGACGGCCCCGGCCATTTCGTCGTCACGGCCACCGACCCGGCGGGGCCGTGGTCGGAGCCCCACTGGTTGGACGGTGAGGGCTTCGACCCGTCGCTGTTCTTCGACGACGGTCCGGACGGCGGCGGCGGGGACGGCGACGGCGACGGCGACGGCCGGGCTTGGTTCACCGCCGCACGAGTCGTGGACGAAGCCGCGGGCCGCACGGAGATCTGGATGCGCGAATACCTTCCCCGCGAGCGACGGCTCACGGGACCGGAGCACGTCCTGTGGACGGGAAGCCACCCGGGCGCCCGATGGTCGGAAGCCCCGCACCTCTACAAGATCGACGGCAGCTATCTCCTGCTCACCGCCGAGGGCGGCACCGATGTGGACCACAGCGTGGCGGCCGCCCGCGCCGCCCGCGTGACCGGCCCCTACGAGGGCGCCCCCGGCAACCCGGTGCTCCCACCCGCCAAGGGGCCGGTCACCTGCACCGGGCACGCCGACCTCGTGCAAACCCCGTACGGCGACTGGCGGGCCGTCCTCCTGGGCATCCGCCCGGGCTCCGCTCTCGGCCGCGAGACCTTCCTCAGCCGGATCACCTGGGACGCGGGCTGGCCGGTCTTCTCCCCCGTCGTCCACACCGACCGTCACCGCCCGCTCCACGACGATTTCGCCACCTTCTCCCCCGACTGGAGCACCCTGCGCACCCCACCCGCACGGTTCTGGACAACCGGTGACGGGCTCCGACTCCAGCTGCGCCCCGACCGCCTCGGCGAACGCACCACCCCGTCCCTCCTGGCCCGCCCCCAAGAACAGCCCGACTGCGACGTCTCCACCGAACTGCATTTCACCCCCGCCGCACCGGCCGAACAGGCAGGCCTCGCCGTAGTCCTCGACGACGACGCCCATCTCCTCCTTCTTCGCACCACGGAGGGACTCAGCCTCCGCCACGGGCCCGAGGTCCTGGCCGGCGTTCCCGTCCCCCCGGGCCCCGTTCGCCTGGGGGTCCGCATCCGCGGGTTCAGTCACACCTTCGCCCACGCGGCTCCGAACGGCTTCTGGGAAGACCTGGCCACCATCGAAGCCACCTTCCTCAGACCGCTGTTCACCAGCATCCAGCTCGGCCTCTACGCCACCTCCAACGGCCGACCCTCCACCAACCAAGCCCACTTCACGCGGTTCGACATCACGTACCCGAGCCGGCAGGAGACACCAGGCAGGCCCTGA